tttttactgagttattttatgatttacttgtttatttagttagttagttattaATTCCaatattcttttctttttctgttcctGTTATAATGCTTTTCAGTTCCTCAttttaatttacatattttatatttgtttttttttctttttaaaacgtgttacgtttgttattattattattattattaagcattttatgttatctttattttatcattgtatttttcaaaattatgcatgcatttatttatttatatcgcTATTCTTATTTTTACAGCTAACTATTTTATCCTATCCTTAATTAACCTTCAATACATTCCATTTTCATAATACAGTATTAGTTATTGATTAATGTGTTTAATTGatttgatacatttttaaattgatcaCATAGGTCATATGCCCGtaatacatactgtacgtaCGTGGGTGTCACAGctcacaaaaataataagaataataataataaataagaagAATATTGAGCTATttgtcatttgaaatgtcatGAAAATCAAACGTGTGTTCGTTGCAAGGCATTTATCACCCCAAACCGAACAAGATAAGACAATTCGCGGCCGTTGTCTTACTTGAGCTCATTCTCCTCAATGAAATCACTCTTGTCCTGGTCGATGATGTGAAAAGCCGCCTTCAAGTCATCCGTGGACTTGCCGGCCAGGCCGCAGGCCTTGAAGAACTTCTGGTGGTCGAACGTTCCGGCGTCTGAATTCAAAGTCCGCGTGATTAGCACGGGAGCTCCTAAAGAGATGTGTGTAtctacgtgtgcgtgtgtgcgtgcgtgcgtgcgtgtgtgtgcgaaCGCGGGGTTTTCTTGCCACCTTTGCATCCGTCCAGGGCTGCAGCGACCTCGGCATCATGCAGTATAGTGTGCAGGGTCATTGTGATGCGCTGCGTTCAAATCCAAGCGGATCATCAGCGACGCATATTGCAAAAGAGAAATCGTCATTCTTCGATGTTACCGAACAAACATGGAGATGCCACGTGCTGTATGACAGTTAATACacgaataaataaatgcttatatacaatgccttttttttttttttttagttaaattattcatttttttgtaattattattattattcaacaaGTTGCTCAGTTTCGTTTGGCCCAGAAGATCAGTCCagaaattgcaatttttcttcactttttaacGGCGACCACAAGCATGTTGTTGAACCAAATCCCTCCTTTACATTGATTGGACAGCGGTCGCAGAGtaaaatatttgacttctgatttcacatttaaacttgttaatcatcttttttttttctacatttaaatgtgttgttaATAAACTACTCTATGTAATAACAACAATCCAATCGGTGGGCCAGTTGTGTAGATATGAGATAACAGATGCCCTgtttatatatacaaaaaaaaaaaaaaacaacaacattgttgcCATTAAATGTCAATAATTCATATTGGGAAGTTTTTCCCAATTTAAATTACTGGTACAGTCACAATGGCGCTCGAAGAGAAACCATAACCATGATGTGGCCCCGtgacaaaaaatgagtttgacacctctccTCTATACCAAACGTTGAAATTTGAAAAGCTATTTTCGTCAAAAAGGACCTCGTTGTGAGTGACAAGCTTCCATGTGAGTTTGTAACTCAATAAGTGACAAGAGCCACATGTCTTCTTCAAGCAGCTGCCACCTACCCTTCAGGGTCAGAGTTCATGTTATGCCATAAAAAATTTGatttctcctctttttttgtcattcaacaTTTCACGTCTTCGAGAATCAAACTCACCTCTGAGGGAGGGGGGTCTTTGTTTTGGACGGTACGGATGATGCGGGGCAGGAGTCGGGCGGTCGACTGCAGTGATCGCCTCGGCGCCGCCGCTGACCTTTTATAGGTTCGCATCATCGAAATCTGAGGCACTGGATAATTGACACCGCTCAAATggggaagggggaggggggggggcatggtgtcgggggggggggggggggggtgaacatTTTGTCCCATCGCCAGTGAGCGCTCTATTTTTAAAGTTTCACAAACGAAGACGCTTAAAAGGTGCGTTTGAAGAAgtctgtgcccccccccccccttacacacacacacacacacttcttgcTAATAATAGTGCGACGACAGGCGACAACGCACGGCCATTTTCGACAAGTGGTACCTTTGATTTTGAACGGAGGGTCACATTTTAAGACCTTGAAGCTGTAAAACGTCAACTTTGATGCCGATCAAAGCAGAATAAAACCTGTGCAGCGAAGAGCTGTTTTTGCACCCCTGGTAGAACAAACCGAAATTGACGAAAACAACCAAGGGACCCCCGATATTTCTGGGTTTGACATTGCAGAATAGTTTTCACATCGAGGTGGCGCTACTGTCCCACGGCCAGTTATCAGCTGTCACTTTTGATGCTAACAAGCCCCGAAGGGAGTCTGAATTTGATAGGGGCTGAAGCTAAGCTGTTCAAAATACCTTTCGGGCAAGGCTACACCCCAGGGGTCGCGCAATTTGAGTAGAACcagaaaatatgttttcagaTTTAACTGGACTGACTGAAAGCTCCTGCTGGTGCTTGTTAATAGCTGGTTGCTAATTGACAAAAGCCGCCCCGTGCCCCCCCAGTCACAATGTGGAGTCTCAATAGAAATCTTCATACTATTGGAACTGTGTGCAGTATGTGTGCTTTATTATTATCGACATTTATGGCAACGGTGTTTGTTAGGACAAAAAAGCaagcagttattttttttgttgagttgTTTTTCTACTTAAATCTTTAAGTTCAATTTTCGCAAAAGCAAAACTTAAAATATttaccgcaatttctcgtgtataacgcgcattccccccccccccccccccccccccccaaaaaattgtcaaaagtcaatggtgcacattatacataggtataagggCGAATGGaataaactttcacattttataaatgtaagcCGCCATCTAGCGGGTATGAataagctgtacactttcattctaatatgccaccgccacctagcggttataaaaaaggtgtagcctccacgttcattccaatatgacagggggtacgtatgactgcatgtgtgtacagttgtgctcataagattacataccctggcagaatttgtgaaatattgttggttttttttttctatgactgatgactgaaccacaaccatcattaatttcttaatggttatgttttgtttaatgataatgttgttttctgaaatgcttggctgtttaatttgaatcccattaaaataaaataaaatgtgtttcgccgagtccttcatgttttctttcaagaattgtacccatcttacaaattctgcctgggtaatcaaacatatgagcacaactgtgtgttttctcatttactaaataaaaagcagggctgtgaatttcaaaataagagcaagtcaatTCAAGAAAGAATTACGTGTTCAaacaaagtgcttcacttcagaataatttgaactaacaaaatacagctcatacttcatgttttgatcgtatgagtagaagcaaaatcatgcattgtaaaaatgcattatacataggtagaagcgttttccagaattttgaggtcaactttgggggtgcgcattatacatgggtgcgcattatacacgagagaTTACGGTAGTTGAATTGCCTAACCTGAAATTTGATCGAAGTCTGGGCTTTGGAAATTTTGAGTTcaccatttttaatgtatttatttaacagtgAAGTGCTGGCCAGGTCACTTCCACTATTAACCTCCTGTATTCAAAAAGCCTGGCAGGTGCGGGCGCCGTTTTTCCCTGCCAAATTCCCGAGCCCATTCCAACGACATCAtcactgtggcttgtgtgtgtgtgtgttaactgtCAATCAGTGCACAAACAAGCAGGCCACCAgagagatgattttttttacaccaaaagAGTATTTATTCCCGGTTTTTTCACTCTGCCTCAAAAGTGCAGATGGTGTACAACTCGCACAAGTTTCCGAACATTCACACACAGAGCAGTGCAAAGACGTGATCCGTGTTGCGAAATAGTCCCCAGGCAACTCATCGATAAGctatcaaaaaaaatattctttcaGCTGCTGATTACCGGATCCcgcgaagaggaggaggaccgTGAAATCAAGAGGATCTTGGTTCAGGGGGACTTTATGCCTTGACGAGGGCACCAAATTCTGTGGGAGTAGAAGGGAAACGGACATAAGATGCTTAACCAATAGGAAGTTAAGCTGGCTTTGGAGTTCCTTTTACACCCTCTTATCACATTTCCATGCAACATGAAAGTTAATCAAAACACTTGGGGAAAATGTGGatttcttttgaaatgtttgtgatTTCTTATTAcatttcttggggggggggggaattcaatTTTTGACATTATTTCCTACTTAACTActaatgatcttttttttttttttttttttttttattacagttccAAATGACACAATGTTAACGAATCCTGATTCCTATTCGGATTGTTAAGCCTCGGTGGAGGTTCTGTTCCAATGCGAAACCTAGTATTTTGAAGCAAGCGTGTGACGTGCACGTAGAAGAAGTATGAAAAGAAGTCTCACCCTCGATTCCGATCTTGCCGTCGCCATCGCTGTCACCGGCGGTGAGGAAGGCTCTGGTCTCCTTGTCGGTGAGCGCTCTGGCGGACGCAGAGAAGTTCTTCAGGAACAGCCTACAAACGAGTGGGTTTTCATTCGTCAGCATTATTgtgaaacaaatgtatttgcCGCATGTGTGcatatatctatatacagtggaccggtaccgggccgcagagaaagcttcggattttaagtaggactcctgatatcgTGTCGTGTCGTTCAAAAGAACACGTCTTTTCAGTCAACGTCATGAACTGAAATgagttttatgaaatgattttcgAGCTCTGCCGCCGTTGAGacagcccgctcggaccggaaacagaagcgttcgagcaggctcggaccggaaacggaagcgttctgtgcagtctcgacgtgtcaattgagacgcgcagctgttgcggcgcggatgatccggtcaattttcagaataaaacaaattgacaCCAGAATTGCAATagaacagaaattatataaattggccattctttctctgcggcccggcAACAAATGTCTCACGGCCCGGTGCCGGTATTGTATTGGAAGaaattataaattaaaatcaaatattaTTCTTTCACTATATTTACTGACTGCTTATTAATTACAGTGACTTGAAGAGTTCATATTATATTTCTATAATATATTAATTCAACTAAAATggaatatacatataaaaattgAATTACATGAGCTTTCTATGCATGTTCCATCAATTTCCActattttctaatttaaaaaaaaatatatggttgATTCGGCTAATAATCCCTGGATATATATGATACTTTTTCGaaattttgaaatgtaattattttaaaatattgaggtattttttaaattttaggaTAGATACTGATATACTACTAATATATACTGATTTAGAATGTCTAAAAATgcttaaattacattatttaaacTATTTAGGATAAATTACATTCAACAAATATCTAGCCTACTGTCTATATTTTAAATTCCTTAATTTTTATGATCTAGTTCCTGGAAATACATATTTACAtcaatttttgaaatatttaggaAACGCtttaattctaaaaaaaaaaaaaaaaaaaaatgtgtacagtaacATCTCGATTTTTAACTCCTTAGCACCTGTATTTTTATGGCGTCTTCACCCATTGGAAATCCACAAATCGTGAAGTCacaatattcattttaaaaacttgTCGTTTGTcaaatttgtgtgtttttggttttgtttttgttttctgggaACATTCACATGTGGCTTCTAGGCAACTAATGCAGCCGAAAATGGAAGGTGTCGCACGAGCCCGCCCCCGTCTCACTTGAGCTCATCCTCCTCAATGAAGCCACTGTTGTCCTGGTC
This Phycodurus eques isolate BA_2022a chromosome 16, UOR_Pequ_1.1, whole genome shotgun sequence DNA region includes the following protein-coding sequences:
- the LOC133415038 gene encoding parvalbumin-2-like, whose protein sequence is MAFAGVLKEADVKAALDGCAAADSFNYKSFFSVCGLAGKSFDDVKKAFQIIDQDNSGFIEEDELKLFLKNFSASARALTDKETRAFLTAGDSDGDGKIGIEEFGALVKA
- the LOC133415040 gene encoding parvalbumin beta-like, which encodes MTLHTILHDAEVAAALDGCKDAGTFDHQKFFKACGLAGKSTDDLKAAFHIIDQDKSDFIEENELKLFLQNFKHGARTLNDAETKAFLKAGDTDGDGKIGIDEFVNLVKA